A single Silvibacterium dinghuense DNA region contains:
- a CDS encoding YihY/virulence factor BrkB family protein encodes MRNPDFTPVNLFHHLRRAAWSSFTHSAFTNAKAAAYSAILCFFPAMLVLTTLLALSPETDSFRGELRAGFAELLPPDTMSLVQSYFQTNHARSVRLVWTSSMVMTGAAMGMMLSLMESFRKAYRLPRGEWGFWHERLIALALVPGTLVPMIFASGLVAFGHLIELWMIDNADHSFRFYVILAGRILRWAISLATSVTVLGVIYHFGTPRRRRWRQVVPGAVLATATWFLATLIYGWYLTRYADYSVVYGSLGAGVATLVWLYMVSFSILLGAEFNAQIYPLALTEETAA; translated from the coding sequence TTGCGAAACCCTGACTTCACACCGGTAAACCTCTTCCATCACCTGCGCCGGGCAGCGTGGAGTTCCTTTACCCACAGCGCCTTCACCAATGCCAAGGCCGCGGCCTATTCGGCGATCCTCTGCTTTTTCCCGGCCATGCTGGTGTTGACCACGCTTCTGGCTTTGAGCCCGGAAACGGATAGCTTCCGCGGTGAGCTCCGCGCCGGTTTTGCCGAGCTGCTGCCTCCGGACACCATGAGCCTGGTGCAGTCCTATTTCCAGACCAATCATGCCCGCTCGGTCCGGCTGGTGTGGACTTCGTCCATGGTCATGACGGGAGCGGCCATGGGCATGATGCTCTCGCTGATGGAGTCCTTCCGCAAAGCCTACCGGCTGCCGCGCGGAGAGTGGGGCTTCTGGCATGAGCGCCTGATCGCCCTGGCCCTGGTCCCTGGAACGCTGGTTCCCATGATCTTTGCTTCCGGCCTGGTCGCCTTCGGTCATCTCATCGAGCTTTGGATGATCGACAATGCCGACCACTCCTTCCGCTTCTACGTGATCCTTGCCGGCCGCATTCTCCGCTGGGCTATCTCTCTGGCCACCAGCGTGACGGTGCTGGGCGTCATTTACCACTTCGGCACGCCGCGCCGGCGGCGCTGGAGGCAGGTCGTGCCGGGGGCGGTGCTGGCCACCGCAACCTGGTTCCTCGCGACGCTCATTTATGGCTGGTATCTGACCCGCTATGCCGACTATTCCGTTGTCTATGGATCGCTCGGTGCCGGGGTGGCAACGCTGGTGTGGCTCTACATGGTCTCGTTCAGCATTCTGCTGGGCGCCGAGTTCAATGCGCAGATCTATCCATTAGCGCTGACGGAAGAAACCGCAGCGTAG
- a CDS encoding thioredoxin family protein: MRKVARLAGMMWMAAALLPGAGIAHAQFVQSQQAAIYPDPGVANTELAAALHTARTEHKNVILDFGGNWCGDCKVLNIYFHQEPNLSLLDKNFVLVDVNVGHFDANTDLADRYGIPLHKGVPALAVLDEHGKLLYSQKNGEFESMRRMDPSSVTEFLNQWKPKR, encoded by the coding sequence ATGCGGAAGGTTGCTCGACTGGCAGGAATGATGTGGATGGCGGCAGCGTTGCTGCCTGGCGCTGGAATCGCGCATGCGCAGTTTGTCCAGTCGCAGCAGGCTGCCATCTATCCCGACCCCGGCGTGGCCAATACGGAGCTTGCCGCCGCCCTCCATACTGCGCGGACCGAGCATAAGAATGTGATCCTGGACTTCGGCGGGAACTGGTGCGGCGACTGCAAGGTGCTGAACATTTACTTCCACCAGGAGCCGAATCTCTCGTTGCTCGATAAGAATTTCGTCCTGGTTGACGTGAATGTGGGCCACTTCGATGCCAATACCGATCTGGCTGACCGTTACGGCATTCCCCTGCACAAGGGAGTGCCTGCGCTGGCGGTGCTCGACGAGCACGGTAAGCTGCTGTACAGCCAGAAAAATGGCGAATTCGAGTCCATGCGGCGCATGGATCCGTCTTCTGTGACTGAGTTCCTTAATCAATGGAAGCCTAAGCGGTAG
- a CDS encoding hydroxypyruvate isomerase family protein, with translation MLSRRLFLEAGVLSGIGALTASGEVSSGVAPPVSSGRIRQSVCRWCYPHLSVDELSTMAVRLGLQGVDLLEVEEYEIPRRYGLICTMGYAGGGTISDALNHPENHAAIETALRKNIPLAARAGVPNVITFSGNRRGMSDEQGAANTVLGLNRVKSIAEDHGVTICLELLNSKVNHPDYMADHTAWGVRVVEEVASPRVKLLYDIYHMQIMEGDLIDTIRGSIGAIGHFHTGGVPGRHELGSGQEIQYEAVMRAIAATDFSGYVAHEFLPTIDTEAALRQAMAVCNV, from the coding sequence ATGCTCTCGCGGAGGCTTTTTCTGGAAGCGGGTGTGTTGTCCGGCATTGGGGCTCTCACGGCAAGCGGAGAAGTTTCATCCGGTGTCGCCCCGCCTGTATCCTCGGGCCGCATCCGTCAATCGGTCTGCCGCTGGTGCTATCCGCATCTCTCCGTCGATGAACTCTCCACCATGGCTGTCCGCCTCGGCCTGCAAGGTGTAGACCTGCTTGAGGTCGAGGAATACGAAATTCCCCGTCGCTACGGTCTCATCTGCACCATGGGCTACGCCGGTGGAGGCACGATCTCCGACGCACTGAACCACCCGGAAAACCACGCCGCCATCGAGACAGCATTGCGGAAAAACATCCCGCTCGCAGCCAGGGCCGGCGTTCCGAACGTCATCACATTTTCCGGCAATCGCCGAGGCATGTCCGATGAGCAGGGAGCAGCCAACACCGTTCTTGGCCTCAATCGCGTCAAAAGCATCGCCGAGGATCACGGCGTCACCATCTGCCTCGAGTTGCTCAACAGCAAGGTCAACCACCCCGATTACATGGCCGACCACACCGCATGGGGCGTCCGCGTGGTCGAAGAAGTGGCATCGCCGCGGGTGAAGTTGCTCTACGACATCTACCACATGCAGATCATGGAGGGAGACCTCATCGATACCATTCGCGGGAGCATCGGTGCCATCGGCCACTTCCACACCGGCGGCGTTCCCGGACGCCACGAACTGGGGTCCGGCCAGGAGATTCAGTACGAGGCCGTCATGCGTGCCATTGCAGCTACCGATTTCAGTGGCTATGTGGCCCACGAGTTCCTCCCCACGATCGACACGGAAGCGGCTCTCCGCCAGGCCATGGCTGTCTGTAATGTTTAG
- a CDS encoding VOC family protein codes for MRSPVLLPALFLSVLCSAPLASAQDAARPAITGISHIAVYAANPAMAEHFYGHDIGLEKRPDPEDPSGARYYVNATQFVEVLPLPASSGNSRLDHLAYTVTDAEAMRAYLAAHAVHVPTSVEKASDGSRWFDVKDPEGNMVQFVQSPSSPARTAGDPIGRHIIHVGMLVRSREAENSFYRGVLGFRPYWFGGMKPGTVDWISQQVPDGHDWLEYMLTSGPSGGGIQDVSQKQLGVLNHLSIGVVNMEKAVTALDAGNRIEGEHSPMQLGKDGKWQFNLYDPDGTRLELMEYVPVEKPCCSPFTAPNPPVPAE; via the coding sequence ATGCGATCTCCTGTCCTGCTGCCTGCACTGTTCCTGTCCGTGCTGTGCTCTGCGCCGCTCGCCTCGGCGCAGGACGCTGCCCGGCCGGCGATCACCGGCATCTCGCACATCGCGGTCTATGCTGCGAATCCGGCCATGGCCGAACACTTCTATGGGCACGATATCGGCCTCGAAAAGCGTCCCGACCCGGAAGATCCGTCCGGGGCCCGCTATTACGTGAACGCGACGCAGTTTGTCGAAGTGCTGCCCTTACCCGCCAGCTCCGGCAACTCCCGTCTCGACCATCTTGCCTACACCGTTACCGATGCGGAAGCCATGCGCGCGTATCTCGCTGCGCATGCCGTCCACGTCCCCACTTCCGTTGAGAAAGCCTCCGACGGCAGCCGCTGGTTTGACGTAAAGGACCCGGAGGGCAACATGGTGCAGTTTGTGCAGTCGCCGTCCTCGCCCGCCAGGACCGCTGGTGATCCCATCGGCCGGCATATCATCCACGTCGGCATGCTGGTGCGCAGCCGCGAAGCCGAAAACTCGTTCTACCGTGGAGTGCTCGGTTTTCGACCGTACTGGTTCGGAGGCATGAAGCCTGGCACCGTGGACTGGATCTCCCAGCAGGTGCCCGACGGGCATGACTGGCTGGAGTACATGCTTACCAGCGGTCCTTCGGGTGGTGGCATCCAGGATGTTTCGCAGAAGCAGCTCGGCGTGCTGAATCATCTCTCGATCGGCGTCGTGAACATGGAGAAGGCCGTCACCGCGCTCGATGCCGGCAACCGTATTGAGGGCGAACACAGCCCCATGCAGCTTGGTAAAGATGGCAAGTGGCAGTTCAATCTTTATGACCCCGACGGTACCCGTCTCGAGCTGATGGAATACGTCCCGGTCGAAAAGCCCTGCTGTTCGCCCTTTACTGCGCCCAACCCGCCGGTTCCTGCGGAGTAG
- a CDS encoding SpoIIE family protein phosphatase: MTRRRQSGGRQSGKRLPSAATLRVLAAVFALCGFAYWMAGALNTWEYDLHRDRHIQEPIDFDSNTLLISTVRPEAKAVHLSVGAKITGFNGAPYTGLSQWSEIVETARPGDTLDIEFLAPGGKAGMVTITLAPLPAAHVGIARWAVLLSDGFVDLVLPLACLGIGFWVVLAKPQDRNAWLVLLLLTFPSVFTIDAAHATGLGLGLRGLWYETMQIMASPVLLLFGVYFPERSRIDQKVPWLKWVVIAPILFFWVVTIPFLITQYYGGGVSWVSLMDKLERLVNFLNLCCVVLYLVLTLDKVHSASTADARRRLRVLTAGTGVGVGVLLFVFVLLRHFGLKILAEDTPTRFWIDSAGAAIFMIAPFTMGYVVLVQRAMDVRVILRAGTRYLLARAFLVVAQIVLLSVAVTELVVPTLHKQQPQPLDLMAVFVFIALVFFLRFAVRTRAQGWLDRKFFREAYNAEVVLNELSDQVRRFTETGPLLETVARRIAETLHVSQVAILLRRGEFFELQQTLGLSPAGTLSLSPQASSVRYLASTNEPARLYRDDPDAWYLMAGMAERDVLNTMNTELLLPLPGRNRLMGVMALGPKRSEAAYTRADLNLLQAVATQTGLAIEIAELACSLASEAAQRERVNREIEIAREVQERLFPQAMPEMKGATVAGHCRPALGVGGDYYDVFPLSDGRTGLAVGDVSGKGIAAALLMASLRASLRGVTLDNPRDFARLMDKVNRLVYESSASNRYATFFFAAYDPETRRLDCVNAGHNPPLIIRRNDDGPHTVIRLEAGGPVVGLLPAAPYVEQAVTLEPGDLVLLYTDGISEAMTPEDEEWGEDRLIAAADCCWDKDADEILDHLFRDADAFTRGAPQHDDMTLLVLKLK; encoded by the coding sequence ATGACCAGACGCAGACAATCCGGAGGCAGACAGTCCGGGAAGCGATTGCCGTCAGCGGCCACCCTCCGGGTGCTGGCCGCCGTCTTCGCGCTCTGCGGCTTTGCCTACTGGATGGCGGGAGCGCTGAATACCTGGGAATATGACCTGCACCGGGACCGGCATATCCAGGAACCGATCGATTTCGACAGCAACACGCTGCTTATCTCCACGGTGCGCCCCGAGGCAAAAGCCGTGCACCTGTCGGTCGGGGCAAAGATCACCGGCTTCAACGGCGCTCCCTATACCGGACTGTCGCAGTGGTCGGAGATCGTCGAAACGGCTCGGCCGGGCGACACGCTGGATATAGAGTTTCTTGCTCCCGGCGGCAAAGCCGGGATGGTAACCATTACGCTGGCGCCTCTGCCCGCCGCGCATGTCGGCATTGCGCGCTGGGCAGTACTGTTGAGCGACGGCTTTGTCGACCTGGTACTGCCGCTGGCCTGCCTGGGCATCGGCTTCTGGGTCGTGCTGGCCAAGCCCCAGGACCGCAATGCCTGGCTGGTGCTGCTGCTGCTCACCTTTCCCAGCGTATTCACCATCGATGCGGCCCATGCGACCGGCCTCGGCCTGGGGCTACGCGGCCTGTGGTACGAGACCATGCAGATCATGGCCTCGCCGGTGTTGCTGCTCTTCGGGGTTTACTTCCCAGAGCGCTCGCGCATCGACCAGAAGGTTCCGTGGCTGAAATGGGTGGTAATTGCGCCGATCCTGTTTTTCTGGGTTGTAACCATCCCCTTCCTCATCACTCAGTATTACGGCGGCGGCGTGAGCTGGGTATCGCTCATGGACAAGCTGGAGCGCCTGGTCAACTTCCTCAACCTCTGCTGCGTCGTGCTCTACCTTGTACTCACCCTGGACAAGGTGCATTCGGCCTCGACGGCCGATGCGCGGCGGCGCCTGCGGGTGCTCACGGCCGGAACCGGCGTCGGGGTCGGCGTCCTGCTCTTTGTCTTTGTGCTGCTGCGTCATTTCGGGTTGAAGATTCTCGCCGAAGACACACCGACGCGCTTCTGGATCGATTCGGCCGGCGCGGCAATCTTCATGATTGCGCCCTTCACGATGGGCTACGTCGTGCTGGTGCAGCGCGCCATGGACGTACGCGTGATCCTGCGTGCCGGCACCCGCTACCTGCTGGCGCGAGCCTTCCTGGTCGTCGCGCAGATCGTCCTGCTCTCGGTCGCAGTCACCGAGCTGGTAGTGCCCACGCTGCACAAGCAACAGCCGCAGCCTTTGGACCTGATGGCTGTTTTCGTCTTCATCGCGCTGGTATTCTTCCTGCGTTTTGCCGTCCGCACCCGCGCGCAAGGCTGGCTCGACCGCAAATTCTTCCGCGAAGCCTATAACGCGGAGGTGGTGCTCAACGAGCTCTCCGACCAGGTTCGCCGCTTCACCGAAACCGGGCCGCTGCTCGAAACCGTAGCGCGGAGGATCGCCGAAACGCTGCATGTAAGCCAGGTGGCCATCCTGCTGCGGCGGGGCGAGTTCTTCGAGCTGCAACAGACACTGGGGCTTTCCCCTGCAGGTACGCTCTCGCTCTCGCCGCAGGCCTCGAGCGTTCGCTATCTGGCCTCCACCAATGAGCCGGCGCGGCTCTATCGTGACGATCCCGACGCCTGGTATCTGATGGCCGGCATGGCCGAACGTGACGTGCTGAACACAATGAATACCGAGTTGCTGCTCCCGCTGCCTGGCCGCAACCGGCTGATGGGAGTGATGGCGCTCGGTCCCAAGCGCTCCGAGGCCGCCTACACGCGTGCCGACCTGAACCTGCTGCAGGCCGTAGCCACCCAGACCGGGCTGGCTATCGAAATTGCCGAGCTGGCCTGCTCTCTCGCCAGCGAAGCCGCGCAACGCGAGCGTGTAAACCGCGAAATCGAGATCGCACGCGAAGTCCAGGAACGGCTCTTTCCGCAGGCCATGCCGGAAATGAAAGGCGCAACTGTGGCCGGACACTGCAGACCGGCACTGGGCGTTGGAGGCGACTACTACGATGTCTTTCCGCTCTCCGACGGCCGCACCGGTCTCGCTGTCGGAGACGTGAGCGGCAAGGGCATCGCGGCGGCGCTGCTCATGGCGAGCCTCCGCGCGAGCCTGCGCGGGGTGACGCTCGACAATCCCCGGGACTTTGCCCGGCTCATGGACAAGGTCAACCGGCTGGTCTACGAGTCTTCGGCCTCGAACCGCTACGCGACCTTTTTCTTCGCTGCCTATGATCCCGAGACGCGGCGGCTCGACTGCGTAAACGCGGGCCACAACCCGCCCTTGATCATCAGACGCAATGACGACGGCCCACACACGGTGATCCGCCTTGAGGCCGGAGGCCCGGTGGTAGGTCTGTTGCCGGCTGCACCCTATGTCGAGCAGGCCGTCACGCTCGAGCCAGGCGACCTGGTACTGCTCTACACCGACGGCATCAGCGAGGCGATGACTCCGGAAGACGAGGAGTGGGGCGAAGACCGGCTGATTGCCGCCGCCGACTGCTGCTGGGACAAGGACGCAGACGAAATTCTGGACCACCTCTTCCGCGACGCCGATGCCTTCACCCGCGGCGCTCCGCAGCACGACGACATGACGCTGCTGGTGCTGAAGCTCAAGTAG